The stretch of DNA AGACCCCTGGCCCAGCAGGTGCTGCTGGCCCACAACGTCATCAAGGGTGCGGGGCCGCATGCGGACGGCCAGCGGACTGCGTGGTGAGGAACTGGCGGGTGCGCTGCCCGCGGCGGCCGAATCGCCGTCGTCGTCATTGCCTTGCCCCGGCCCGAAGAGATCATCCACATAGATAGGCTACTTCCAGTCGCCCGGCGATCCCGCCACCCGCTGTCCGGAAGGAACCCGAACCCGCCATGACCACCCACGCCGCCGGCAGCGGCCGCTCCCCCTCGGTCCGGACGGCATTCGTCTCCGCTTCCCGGCTGACCGGCTGGGTAGAGCGGTTCGCTGCCAGCCACGGCAGCCTTGGCGTGGAGGACCACGACGAGGGTGTGCGGCTGGCCGCCGCGGACGGCGCCACGGCCTTGCTGGTGGCGCCATGGCCCAACGACGGCCGGCCCGGGCGCGGTTCGGGCGTCGTGGAACGGCTGGCGTCGCTCGCCAGTCAGCCGCGGACGGTGGGTCTGCTCCTGGTCCGTCGCGGCGGCTACGGTGTGGCCGTGGCTAGCGAAGGAATCATCATAGCCGCGAAGACCGGTTCAAGGTATGTGCAGTCCCGGACCGCGGCCGGCGGGCAGTCACAGCAACGGTTTGCCCGTCGCCGCGCCAACCAGGCAGACGCCATGGCGGAGGCAGTGGCGGAGCAGGCACGGCTGGTATTTGCCGGGCGGGCCTTCGAGTACATCCTGCCCGGGGGCGACCGCGGTCTGGTGGACAACCTCCTGGCGCACCCCGCCCTTAAACCGTGGGCGGGACTGCCGCGGCTGGCCTACCTCGACGTTCCCGATCCCCGGGCCGCCGTGGTGAAGAAAGCCGCCGTGGACGCCTGCTCCATCCGGGTCACCGTCACCGACCCGCCTGCGGCCTAGCACGCCGTTTCGACGGTCCCCTTCCCACACGACGCTCCGCAACGTCTTCCGGGCAGGGAACCGTCGAAACGGCAGGAGCGGCCTCAGCAGCCGGTCAGCTGCCGCTTTGGCCGTTCCTGCCGGTAAACGTAGCGGCCGGATTCCCGGAACCCGGCGTTGGCGTAAAGCGCCTGGGCGCCCTGGTTCGCTGCGGTGACCAGCAGCCAGTAGCCGGAAAGGCCCCGCTCCGCCCCCGCCGTGAGCAGCGCATCCAGGACGGCGGTCCCGTGACCGCGTCGGCGTGCCTCGGGGCTGGTCGCCATGGAGTACAGCCCGCCCCGCGCCTCTGGCCCGGTGCCGGGAAGGGCAAGGCGTCCGACGGCGGCCGGCCTGCCTTCGCTGTCCCGGGCCAGGGCGTACACGGCGGGGCAGCCCTCAAGGATGGTGCGGGCGATGGCCAGGGCGTCCTCACCGCCCCGTCCGTCCACCGCCCACCACAAGGCAAGCCATTCGGCAGACGGGGCAGAAGCGAGTTCGACGGCGGGGCGCGGCTTCGCCACCCGGGCATGGTCCCATGGCCCCCGGGTCATGATCAGGGTTTCGGACTGCGTGGTGAAGCCCTGCGCGTCCAGGAACGAATTGAGTTCAGCTGCTTCCGCGGTGGCGGTGACCTGGAAGATCAGGGGCAGCCTGCGGCTGCGGTACCAGGTGCGGGCTTCCCGCAACAGGCCGGAAAGCTCCGCCTCCCCTGCACCGGCTGACTGTGGCCAGACCGAGTTCGCCCGCTGGGTCACGCCCTCCGCGGCGCGAAGGACCCAGGGTCCAAGGCCTTGGCGCTCCGGCGCGGGCCACGCGGCGTCCATGGCGGCTTCGAGGCCGGGGAAGCCGGCGGCGCCGTCTCCAAGGGCGGTGGTGGACACGGCGTTCTCCTCCAAGGCGGGTTAAGCGGGGGCAGGAGGCGCCCCAACATATCCTGGGAACCTCCTGCCGCTCAGCACGGTGCGTTACTTGACCGCTTCAGCCTTCCTGGCCTCAACGGGCTTGACCGCCTCAGGCTTGAAATCGACGCCGGCTTCCTTGCGCTGCTGCGCAGTGATGGGTGCCGGTGCAGCGGTCAGCGGATCGAAACCGCCGCCGGACTTCGGGAACGCGATGACGTCGCGGATGGACTCGACGCCTGCCAGCAGCGACACCACGCGGTCCCAGCCGAACGCGATTCCGCCGTGCGGGGGCGCTCCGTACTTGAAGCCTTCGAGGAGGAAGCCGAACTTGGTCTGGGCGTCTTCCTTGTCCAGCCCCATCAGTTCGAAGACGCGTTCCTGCACGTCGCGCTGGTGGATACGGATGGAGCCGCCGCCGATTTCGTTGCCGTTGCAGACGATGTCGTAGGCGTAGGACAGCGCGGACTCGGGGTCCTTGTCGAACGTGTCGAGGAACTCCGGCTTGGGCGAGGTGAAGGCGTGGTGGACAGCAGTCCACTGGCCTGCACCAACGGCGACGTCGCCTGACGCCACGGCTGCGGCAGCCGGTTCGAACATCGGCGCGTCGACAACCCAGCAGAAAGCCCAATCCGTGGGATCGATCAGGCCGGTGCGGTGGCCGATTTCGACCCGGGCAGCACCCAGCAGGGCGCGGGACGGGGTCTTTTCGCCGGCGGCGAAGAAGATGCAGTCACCGGGCTTTGCGCCGACGGCGTCGGCCAGGCCGGCCCGCTCGGTGTCGGTCAGGTTCTTGGCGACCGGACCGGCGAGTTCGCCGTCTTCCTTGTACAGGACGTACGCCAGGCCCTTGGCTCCGCGCTGCTTGGCCCATTCCTGCCAGGCATCCAGGGCACGGCGTGCCTGTGACGCTCCGCCGGGCATGACGACGGCGCCAACGTAGGGCGCCTTGAAGACACCGAAGTTGGTGTCCTTGAAGAACTCCGTGAGCTCCGTCAGTTCCTGCCCGAAGCGAAGATCGGGCTTGTCCGAACCGTAGCGGGCCATGGCGTCCGCGTAGGTGATGCGCTGGATGGGCGTGGGGATCTCCACGTCGATGAGCTTCCAGACGGCCTTGACGATGTTCTCGCCGAGGCGGATGACGTCGTCCTGGTCCACGAAGCTGGCCTCAATGTCCAGCTGGGTGAACTCGGGCTGGCGGTCGGCGCGGAAGTCCTCGTCCCGGTAGCAGCGGGCAATCTGGTAGTACTTTTCGAAACCGCCCACCTGCAGCAACTGCTTGAACAGCTGCGGGGACTGCGGCAGGGCGTACCAGGAGCCCGGTGCCAGGCGGGCCGGAACCAGGAAGTCGCGTGCGCCTTCGGGCGTGGAACGGGTCAGAGTGGGCGTCTCGATCTCCACGTAACCTTCGTGGTGCAGCAAGTCGCGGGCCACCCGGTTGGCTTCGGAGCGAAGCCGGATGTTGCGGCTGGGGCCGGGGCGGCGGAGGTCAAGGTAGCGGTGCTTCAGGCGGGCTTCCTCACCGACTTCCACGTGCTCGTCGATCTGGAACGGCAGGGGATCGGAGGTGTTGAGCACCGTCACGTCCTCGGCGATGACCTCGATCTCACCTGTGCCCAGCGCAGGGTTCTCGTTGCCCTCGGGGCGCTTGGAGACGGTGCCGGTGACCTGCAGGACGTACTCGTTGCGCAGCCCGTGGAATACTTCCTCCTCGCGGACCACAATCTGTGCCACGCCGGACGCATCACGCAGGTCCACGAAGGCCACACCACCGTGGTCACGGCGGCGGCCTACCCAGCCGGCCAGGGTTACGGTTTGTCCAATGTGCTCGGAGCGAAGGGATCCGAGGTCATGTGTGCGAAGCACAGCACACCTTTCTAGAGGAAACAGCGGGAAAACTTAGGGAATAGGTCTCGATGATTCGGGGACCGGTCCCGTCCGAGTTTACCCGTAGGACTGAAGCCGGCGACCACGGGCAAAGCTCCGACGGGACGGAGGGACGGGGAGCCTGCTCAGGAGACCTGGGCGGGAACGGGGCCGGCGGTGGCCACCTGTACCACGAGGTCGGCGGCCGGCGGCATCCACGTCTCCGGGGCAGCGACCACCTGTTCACCGGACCGGATGTCCTTGACCTGGTGCGTGCCGTCGTCGTCCGTGAACCAGACGAACGGGATGCCCCGGCGGTCGGCGAACTTGATCTGCTTGCCGAACTTTTCCGCTTTGGCGGCGACCTCGGTGGGAATCCCCCGGCTGCGCAACTGGGCGGCGACGTCCTGCGCAGCGCCCCAGCTGTCGTCGTGCGACAGGGCCACCAGCACGGCGGTGGGAACGGAACGGGAGGCTTTGGCCAGCTCCTGGCTCAAGATCCGGGACACCAGCCGGGTCACACCGATGGACAGGCCGACGCCGGGGAACTTCCGGTTGCCCTTGGAGGCCAGGGCGTCATACCTTCCGCCGGAGCAGATGGAACCCAGCTGTTCATGACCCAACAGGACGGTCTCCACCACGGTGCCCGTGTAGTAGTCCAGTCCGCGGGCAATACTGAGGTCCGCCAGCACCTTGCCGGGAGCCCGCTGGACGGCGGCGTCGATGACCTGCTCCAGCTCGCTAAGGCCCTCCTCGAGCAGGTCGTTGCTGACGCCGAGGGCACGGACCTGGGCCACGAAGGACAGGTCCCCGGTGCGGATACCGGCAAGCTGCAGGGCCTTCTGTGCCTGCTCGTCGGTGGCACCAAGTTCGGATTTCAGGAGTTCGGCAACCTTGGCCGGACCGATTTTTTCCAGTTTGTCGATGCTGCGCAGGACCCCTGCGGTGTCCGTCAGTCCGATGCCCTGGTAGAAGCCCTCTGCCAGTTTGCGGTTGTTGACCCGCAGCTGGAAGTCCGGGATGGGAAGCGCGCTGAGTGCCTCGGCGATGACCAGGGCGATCTCAACGTCATAGCGGAACGGCAACTCGCCATCGCCGACGACGTCAATATCCGCCTGGGTGAATTCACGGGCGCGGCCTTCCTGGGGGCGTTCGCCGCGCCAGACTTTCTGTATCTGGTAGCGCCGGAACGGGAAGGCCAGGTAGCCGGCATTCTCGACGACGTAGCGGGCGAAGGGAACCGTGAGGTCAAAGTGCAGGGCAAGCGCGTGCGGGTCCGCTTTGCCGCCTTTGACCGGGTTCTCGCCCTCGTCCTCCTGCAGGCGGCTGAGTCCGTACACTTCCTTGTCGATCTCGCCCTTGCGCAGCAGCTGTCCCACTGTTTCCACCGAGCGCGTCTCAATGGAGGCGAAACCGTGCAGTTCGAAGACCCGGCGCAGGGTATCCAGGACATGAATCTCCACCAGCCGCTCCTCGGGAAGCCACTCGGGGAATCCGGACAGGGAGGCGGTGCGTGCCATGGAAGTTCTCTCCTCTTAAGGTGCCGGACGCCGGCCGCGTCCAGCCCGTCGCGGGCGCCCTGCGGCAGCTGTCCAGCCAGTCATGCATAAACTATGTGCGGCAGTCAGTTTATGCGTCATCGGTGTGCATCTCTAATGCGCCGGACCTGCAGGGCCTGGCAGTCAGCGGACTGTACCCGGTGCCGTCAAGGCACCTGGCGCAACCACGCAGACCAGAGACAACACAGCCAACACAAGGAGGAACCTTGGCGGCCAGTTCACGCAGTGCCCGCGAAGCAAAACGGCGTATCCAACAGATGGAGGCCAAACGCGAGCTGAGGCGCGACCAGGAACAGCGTCGCAAACGCGACAACCTGATCGCCGCCGGCGCCGGAACCGCCGCCGTGGTGCTCGCCGTCGTGCTTCAGCTGACGGCCTTCGCCGGCAACCCCACCGAGGATGAGTTTGCCGCCACCGAGGCCGGCCTCACCAACCCGTCGGCGTCAGCCAGTCCGTCAGCCCCGGCAACAAACGGGCCCAACATTCCGGCCGCCGACACTGCGGCGGGAAAGACTTTCACCGGGGACCTCGTGCTGAACGGCAAGCCGCTGGGCGTTGAACTCAACGGAACTGCGGCACCGCAGGCCGCGGCGGTCTTCAAGTCCCTCAGCGACGAGGGCTTCTACAACGGCAAGAGCTGCCACCGCCTCACCACCTCGGACGCCTTCGGTGTGCTGCAGTGCGGCTCTGCGAACGGCGACGGGCAAGGCGATCCCAACTACACGTGGGGCCCACTGGAAAACACCCCGGCGGACAACTCCTACCCGGCCGGAACCATTGCCGTTGCCCGTAGCGGCAACAACGCCTACGGCAACGGAACGCAGTTCTTCATCGTCTACAAAGACACCAACATTCCGGCTGATTCCGCCGGCGGCTACACCGTGGTGGGCAAGGTGACCTCCGGCCTGGACGTGGTGACCGGCATTGCTGCAGCAGGCATCACCCCGGGCAGCAGCGACACAGACGGCGCGCCCGTTCAAGCAGTCACGATAGACTCGTTTTCTCTGAAGTAGGAAGCCCGGCCATGGCGGCCGCGGTCCAGGACGTGAGCAGTTCCCTCCAAGCGAAAGACTTTTAGCGGTGACAGACAGTCAGAAATCCGACGAAACAGCAGCAGACGTGACCGACGCGGCGGCTCCCGCCACGGACGCAGAACCTGCAGCAGCCAGCGCAACGGCCCCGGAGGCCGTTACCGAAGGTGTGGAAGAAGCCGGCACGGAGGCAGACCAGCCGGCCGAGTCCCCTGCCCCGGACGCAGAACCGGCAGCCCCTGCCCCGTCTCCGGCTCCCGGACCCCGGCCTTCGGCCCCGTCCCCCGCAGCCTTCGCGTCACGTCCCAAGCCGGCTGCTGCTGCCCCAGCAGCTGCCGTGGCACCCGCCGCCCCCGCCACCTCGCCTGCTGAGGCAGCAAAATGGGGACGCGTGGAAGGCGATGGACACGTCTTCCTGACGATTGACGGCGGAGAACACGCCGTCGGGCAGTACCCGGGCGTCAGCGATGACGAAGCTCTGGCTTACTTCGCGCGGAAGTACGACGACGTCGTGGCCCAGATCGTGCTCCTGGAACAGCGCGTGAGCTCCAAGGCCCCCAGCACCGACATGCAAAAGACCGTCACCCACCTGCGCGAACAGCTTGCGGAGCGCAACATGGTGGGCGACCTCCGGGCAGCCGAAGCCCGATTGGATACCCTGGCAACCCACATCGCCGAGCTTGAGAAGACGGAAAAGGCAGAGCACGACGCCGTCCGGGCAGCCGAACTTGCCGCCCGCGAAGCCATCGTGGCCGAGGCGGAAGAGATTTCCGGGCAGGACCCGGCGCAGACCCAGTGGAAGACCTCCAGCGCACGGATGAACGAGCTGTTCGAAAACTGGAAGGCTGCGCAGAAGAGCGGCGTCCGGCTGGGCCGCAGCAACGAAGACGCCCTCTGGAAGCGCTTCCGCGCTGCCCGTACCGTTTTTGACCGGCACCGCCGGGCCTACTTCTCCCAGCTGGACAGCAACAATTCCGCTGCGAAGACCGCCAAGGAAAAGCTCATCTCCGAGGCAGAGGCCCTCTCCAGCTCCACTGACTGGGGCTACGCCGCAGGCGAATACCGCCGCCTCATGGACCAGTGGAAGGCCTCTCCCCGCGCCAGCCGCAAGGATGATGACGCGCTGTGGGCACGCTTCCGTGCCGCGCAGGACGTCTTTTTCACGTCCCGGCAGGCCGCCAACGACGAGATCGACCAGGAGTACGCCGCCAACCTGACGGTCAAGGAAGCCCTCCTGGCCGAGGCCAACACGATTCTCCCGATCAAAGAACTGGCCAGTGCCAAGAAGGCGCTGCAGTCCGTCCGTGACCGGTGGGAAGAAGCCGGAAAGGTCCCGCGCGCCGACATGGGCCGGATCGAAGCCGGCCTCCGCAAGGTCGAGGACGCCGTCCGGCAGGCCGAAGAAGAGCAGTGGCAGCGTTCAAACCCCGAACGCAAGGCGCGCACCAACAGTGCCCTTTCACAGCTCGAGAGTGCCATCGCCGGCCTGCAGGATGACCTCGCCAAGGCTGAGCAGAGCGGTGACGAGCGCAAGATCAAGGCAGCCAGGGAAGCCCTCGAGGCACGCCAGGCCTGGCTCGACCAGATCCAGCGTTCCGCCAGCGAACTGAGCTGACCCCTCCTTCCTGCTTGACGACGCCACAGGCCCGGTTCCGGTTATCCACATAACCTGAACCGGGCCTGCGCTTATCCGCACCCCCTTGGCAGGATGGAGGGATGGCCTCACCATCTGATTCCACGCCGGCCGGAGCGGGGATGGAGCATCCGCCGCAGCATCACACGGTTCCGGCGCGATTCCCGGAACTTTACGCGCCCGGGCGGCCCTTCGACTCGCCGGAACTGCAGTCACTGGCTGCCGACGGGATCCTGGCCCGCTTCCATCAGCATGGCTACACCCTCCCGGGGGTTGCCGCCTCTGCCCAGTTGCGCGCCCGTGCTGCCGCCGGCTCCGTGCCGCCCCAGGTGCGCCAGCGTGTCGTGGCGGGACGGATGACCGCAGCCTGGATCTACGGCTGTGCTGACGAGCCAGACCGCCTTGCCCTCCTGGTGGACGCCAAGCGCCGGGTTTCGAGCCTGCGGAACACCCGGGGCTGCACCCTGCACGAGGTCAGGCTGGGGCCCTTCGACGTGGTCAGCATGGGCGGGCTCATGGTGTCCAGTCCGCTGCGGACCGCACTGGATATCGCCCTGCACGTGGACGCCGAACGTGCCGTACCTACCCTGGCCAACTTGCTGGCCCGACCCGAAAAGGACGTGCGGTTGCGGCTGCTGGTACTCGCCATCGAGGCAAGCCCGCGGGTACCGCATAAAAAGGCTGCCTTGGAAAAACTTTCCCGGCTAGCTCCGGCGCTTGTTCCCGGTGGTGCGGTAGACATCAAAGACCCCGTCGATCCGGCGGACGGCGCTGAGGACGTGGCTGAGGTACTTGGGGTCCCCCATCTCGAAGGCAAACTTTGAAATGGCAACCCGGTCGGTGGAAGTGTGCACGCTGGCGGCCAGGATGTTCACATGGTTTTCCGACAGGATCCGCGTCACGTCCGAGAGCAGCGATTTGCGGTCGAGTGCCTCGACCTGGATCTCCACCAGGAACACGCTGGACTGGGTAGGTGCCCAGTCCACGTCGACAATCCTGTCCGGCTGATCCTTAAGGTCCGAGATGTTGGTGCAGTCTGTGCGGTGCACAGAAACCCCTGATCCCCGGGTCACGAAGCCGAGGATGGGGTCCGGGGGCACGGGGGTGCAGCAACGTGCCAGCTTCACCCACACGTCCCCCACACCACGGACCACAACACCGGAGTCGGAGAAACGGGCCTTGGTGACCTGGGTGGGAATACTGACTTCGCTGATGTCGTCGTCGGCGTTTTCGGTGCCGCCGAGGCTTTCGACGAGTTTCTCCATGACGGACTGCGCGGAGGTGTGGCCATCTCCGACACCGGCGTACAGGCCGGAAATGTCCACGTACTTGAATTCTTCGGCGACGGCCGCCAGGGCCTCGTGCGTCATGAGCCGCTGCAGCGGAAGGTTCTGCTTCCGCATGGCACGGGTCAGCAGTTCCTTGCCGCGGTCAATCGCTTCCTCGCGGCGTTCCTTGCTGAACCACTGTCGGATCTTGTTGCGTGCCCGGGCACTCTTGACGAAGTGTTGCCAGTCCTGGCTGGGCCCCGCCCCTTCGGCCTTGGAGGTGAAGATTTCCACCCAGTCGCCGTGGTTGAGTTCGCTGTTGAGGGGGACGAGCTTCCCGTTGACGCGGGCACCGATGGTGCGGTGCCCCACCTCGGTGTGGACCGCGTAGGCAAAGTCCACCGGCGTGGACCCGGCGGGCAGCGCCATGACCTCACCCTTGGGAGTGAAGACGAAGACTTCACGGGCGTTGATCTCGAATCGAAGCGAATCGAGGAACTCGCCCGGATCGGATGTCTCCTGCTGCCAGTCAACCAGGGAACGCAGCCACCCCATGTCGCCGTCCCGGGGGCTGCCCGGGCCCACGGCCGTGCGGTTGGGCTGGTCCTTGTACTTCCAGTGTGCTGCAACGCCGTACTCTGCGCGGCGGTGCATTTCATGGGTGCGGATCTGGATTTCCACCGGCTTGCCGCCGGGGCCGATCACGGTAGTGTGCAGGGACTGGTACATGTTGAACTTGGGCATCGCGATGTAGTCCTTGAACCTGCCGGGCAGCGGGTTCCAGCGCGAGTGCATGGTGCCAAGTGCGGCGTAACAGTCCCGGACGGAATCCACGAGGACCCGGACTCCCATGAGGTCGTTGATGTCGTCGAAGTCTTTGTCCCTGACGATCATCTTCTGGTAGATCGAGTAGTAGTGCTTGGGGCGGCCCGTGATAGTCGCCTTGATCTTGGCCGTACGGAGGTCCTCGGTGATCTGGTCGCGGATGACGCCGAGGCTCTTCTCCCGCTCCGGCGTCCTGTCCCCCACCATCCGGACAATCTCTTCGTAGACCTTCGGATACAGCGCTGCGAAGGACAGGTCCTCAAGTTCCCACTTGATGGTGTTCATGCCCAGGCGGTGTGCCAGCGGCGCGAAGATTTCGAGTGTTTCGCGGGCCTTGCGGGCGGACGATTCGGCGGAGACGAACCGCCAGGTCCTGGCATTATGCAGCCGGTCCGCGAGCTTGATCATGAGCACCCGGATGTCCTTGGCCATGGCTACGACCATTTTACGGACGGTCTCGGACTGCGCCGCTTCGCCGAAGCTGACCTTGTCCAGCTTGGTCACACCGTCCACCAGCATGGCCACTTCGGCACCGAAGTCACGCTTCAGGTCCGCCAGCGTGTACGGGGTGTCCTCAACGGTGTCGTGCAGGAGGGCCGCAGCCAAGGTGGTCCCGCTTAAACCGAGTTCGGCAAGAATGGTGGCAACAGCCACGGGGTGGGTGATGTAGGGGTCGCCGCTCTTGCGCTTCTGCCCCCGGTGGCTGCGTTCAGCGACGTCGAATGCGCGCTGGATGAGGTCGAAGTCCTCTTTGGGGTTGTTGGCCCGGACGGTGCGCAGCAGCGGCTCAAGGATGGGTGAGTAGGTGGCTGCCCCACGGCCGGTCAGGCGGGCAAGCCTCGAACGGGTGCGCTCCCTGCGGCCAGGGAAAGTGGCGCGGGTCCCGGAGTTGTCCACCGGCACCAGGGATCCGGGGCGCGCAGATGCGGCCACCCCGGTATGGCCACCGGTGGAATTGTTTTCTCCCTGAGCCGTTGGCGCCGACGCCGAACGTTCTTCCAATGAAGCACCCCTCACCACCGTCTTAATTACCTCAGTCTATTCCTCAGGACGCAGAGAGTTATAACCGGGACACTTAAACGACCGCGGGCCGGACAGCGTGGTTTCCACGCTGTCCGGCCCGCGGCCGAAAGCACCGGCAGGGCCGGCGTTCGTCAGGTCGATCAGGCCTGGGCAGGCTCCGCTGAAGCATTGCGCTCGGCGGTGCTGCTGCGGCGCTGCTCCACACGCCGGGCCTGCTTGACCAGGTCCGGTTCGTTCTGCCGCAGCCAGGCGTACATGGGCGCCGCTACGAAGATGGTGGCAGCCGTACCGATCAGGATTCCCACGAACAGGGCCAACGAGAGGTCCCGCAGGGTTCCCGCGCCCAGCAGGCCGGCGCCGATGAACAGGATGGCGCCCACCGGGAGGATCGCCACCATCATGGTGTTGATGGAGCGGACCAGCGTCTGGTTCACGGCGAGGTTGACCTCCTCGGCGAACGTGCGGCGGGTTGAGGAGTCAATTTCCGCCGTGTTCTCGCGGATCTTGTCGAAGACCACCACGGTGTCGTAGAGGGAGTAGCTGAGCACCGTCAGGAACCCGATGATTGCTGACGGGGTCACTTCAAAGTCGCTGAGGGCGTACACCCCGGCGGTGATGAACATAGTGACGAGCATGCCGGCGAGGGCCGAGACGGACATCTTCCACGTGCGGAAGTACAGGGCCATCAGCACGGCGGCCAGGAGGACGAACACTACCAGGCCGATCAATGCCTGCTTGGTGACGTCCGCGCCCCAGGTTGGGCCCACGAACGTGGAGGTCACTTCGTTCTCAGTGACACCGTACGCGGTATGCAGGCCCTCCTTGATGCGGAGCGTCTCGTCGTCCGTGAGCTTGTCCGTCTGGATGCGCATGGTGGTTCCGGCCACGTTGGCCACACGCGGAACACTGCCGGCCACAACGTCTGTAACGGCCTTCTCCCCCACCGTGGCGTCCGTGGTCTTCACGTTGGAGACAGTGAATTCGGAGCCACCCCGGAACTCGATGCCCAGGTTGAACCCGCCCTTGGCCACCGGGATGATGATGGACAGCGCCACGCCCACCAGAGCGATCAGGAACCAGATCTTCTTGGATCCCACGAATTCGTAGGAGCGCTTCCCGGTGTAGAGCTCATTTCCGAAATTGGCGAAGCCTGACATTACTTGTTCTCCTTCGCAGCGGTCTTCGAGGAACCTGCGAGCTGTTCCTGCTTTTCCGCAAGCCGCCGTTCGGCAATGGTCATCCTGCGTTCCGCTTCCGCTGCGGCTCCCGCGTTCTTGGCACGGACGTTGGCGGGGCGGTCCTCAGGGGTACGGATACGGCCGGCACCGCGGTAGAGCGGTACGGCGCCGAGGCGCTTGGGGTCCAGCCCGGAGAACCGGTGGCCTTCGCCGAAGAACCGCGTGCGCGCCAGTAGCTGCAGCGTGGGGTGGGTGAACATGAAGACCACGATGAGGTCGGCGATGGCGGTCAGGCCGAGCGTGAACGCGAAGCCCCGCACGTTGCCCACTGCAACGAAGTAGAGGACCAGCGCCGCCAGCAGGTTGACGGCCTTGGAGGCGAGCACGGTGCGCTTGGCCCGCTTCCAGCCGTTCTCGACGGCGGAGACCAGGCCGCGGCCTTCGCGCAGCTCATCGCGGATACGTTCGAAGTAGACGATGAACGAGTCAGCCGTCTGGCCAATGGCCACGATGATGCCCGCAACGCCTGCCAGCGACAGTCGGTAGTTTTCCGTCCAGCCCAGGATGGCGATGGCCAGGTAGGTCAGGACGCCTGCCACCACCAGCGAGGCAATGGTCACGAAGCCCAGGGCACGGTACTGGAAGAGCGAGTACACCACCACCAGGAGCAGGCCGATGAGGCCGGCCAGGAGGCCCATGCGCAACTGCTCGCCGCCCAGGGTGGCCGAGATCTGCTGTTCACTCTGGATCTCGAAGCTGATGGGCAGGGCGCCGAAGCGCAGCTGGTCGGAAAGGGCCTTGGCAGTTTGCTCGGTAAAGCCGCCCGTGATCTGCGGACGGCCGTCCGTGATCACCGCCAGTGCCCGCGGGGCCGAAATGACCTGGTCATCGAGGACGATGGCGAACTGCGCCTTGGGGTCCGTACCGGACTCGCCGCCGGCGGCCACGTAGAACTGGTTGAGGCGCTCGGTGACCTCCTTGAACTTCGCGGTACCTTCGTCGTTGAACTGGATGTTGACGGCCCAGTCATTGGTGACGGCGCCCTGGGCGCCCTGCTGCAGCTGGAACGAGGAAGTGACGATGTTGCTGCCCTTCACCTCGACCGGTCCGAGGATGTACTTGATGGCCGGGCTGGTGTCCGTCGCCGGTTCACACGTGACCAGCGGCTTGGTCGGATCCGAACGCTCTGCCTTCTCGGCTGAGGCGTTGTCGCAGTCCAGGGCTTCGAACTCGCGGTAGATTTCCGGCGTGATCCAGTTGATGTCGCTGCTGTTGGCGGGCGCCGCCGTTGGCTTGGGCAGCTGATCCTCCGGTGCCCGGGACTCCTCCGGAACCACAGCGCCCGCTCCGTTCAGGAGCACGGGGCGGAAGTTCAT from Pseudarthrobacter chlorophenolicus A6 encodes:
- a CDS encoding DUF349 domain-containing protein, translated to MTDSQKSDETAADVTDAAAPATDAEPAAASATAPEAVTEGVEEAGTEADQPAESPAPDAEPAAPAPSPAPGPRPSAPSPAAFASRPKPAAAAPAAAVAPAAPATSPAEAAKWGRVEGDGHVFLTIDGGEHAVGQYPGVSDDEALAYFARKYDDVVAQIVLLEQRVSSKAPSTDMQKTVTHLREQLAERNMVGDLRAAEARLDTLATHIAELEKTEKAEHDAVRAAELAAREAIVAEAEEISGQDPAQTQWKTSSARMNELFENWKAAQKSGVRLGRSNEDALWKRFRAARTVFDRHRRAYFSQLDSNNSAAKTAKEKLISEAEALSSSTDWGYAAGEYRRLMDQWKASPRASRKDDDALWARFRAAQDVFFTSRQAANDEIDQEYAANLTVKEALLAEANTILPIKELASAKKALQSVRDRWEEAGKVPRADMGRIEAGLRKVEDAVRQAEEEQWQRSNPERKARTNSALSQLESAIAGLQDDLAKAEQSGDERKIKAAREALEARQAWLDQIQRSASELS
- a CDS encoding type IV toxin-antitoxin system AbiEi family antitoxin — its product is MASPSDSTPAGAGMEHPPQHHTVPARFPELYAPGRPFDSPELQSLAADGILARFHQHGYTLPGVAASAQLRARAAAGSVPPQVRQRVVAGRMTAAWIYGCADEPDRLALLVDAKRRVSSLRNTRGCTLHEVRLGPFDVVSMGGLMVSSPLRTALDIALHVDAERAVPTLANLLARPEKDVRLRLLVLAIEASPRVPHKKAALEKLSRLAPALVPGGAVDIKDPVDPADGAEDVAEVLGVPHLEGKL
- a CDS encoding RelA/SpoT family protein → MEERSASAPTAQGENNSTGGHTGVAASARPGSLVPVDNSGTRATFPGRRERTRSRLARLTGRGAATYSPILEPLLRTVRANNPKEDFDLIQRAFDVAERSHRGQKRKSGDPYITHPVAVATILAELGLSGTTLAAALLHDTVEDTPYTLADLKRDFGAEVAMLVDGVTKLDKVSFGEAAQSETVRKMVVAMAKDIRVLMIKLADRLHNARTWRFVSAESSARKARETLEIFAPLAHRLGMNTIKWELEDLSFAALYPKVYEEIVRMVGDRTPEREKSLGVIRDQITEDLRTAKIKATITGRPKHYYSIYQKMIVRDKDFDDINDLMGVRVLVDSVRDCYAALGTMHSRWNPLPGRFKDYIAMPKFNMYQSLHTTVIGPGGKPVEIQIRTHEMHRRAEYGVAAHWKYKDQPNRTAVGPGSPRDGDMGWLRSLVDWQQETSDPGEFLDSLRFEINAREVFVFTPKGEVMALPAGSTPVDFAYAVHTEVGHRTIGARVNGKLVPLNSELNHGDWVEIFTSKAEGAGPSQDWQHFVKSARARNKIRQWFSKERREEAIDRGKELLTRAMRKQNLPLQRLMTHEALAAVAEEFKYVDISGLYAGVGDGHTSAQSVMEKLVESLGGTENADDDISEVSIPTQVTKARFSDSGVVVRGVGDVWVKLARCCTPVPPDPILGFVTRGSGVSVHRTDCTNISDLKDQPDRIVDVDWAPTQSSVFLVEIQVEALDRKSLLSDVTRILSENHVNILAASVHTSTDRVAISKFAFEMGDPKYLSHVLSAVRRIDGVFDVYRTTGNKRRS
- the secF gene encoding protein translocase subunit SecF; translated protein: MSGFANFGNELYTGKRSYEFVGSKKIWFLIALVGVALSIIIPVAKGGFNLGIEFRGGSEFTVSNVKTTDATVGEKAVTDVVAGSVPRVANVAGTTMRIQTDKLTDDETLRIKEGLHTAYGVTENEVTSTFVGPTWGADVTKQALIGLVVFVLLAAVLMALYFRTWKMSVSALAGMLVTMFITAGVYALSDFEVTPSAIIGFLTVLSYSLYDTVVVFDKIRENTAEIDSSTRRTFAEEVNLAVNQTLVRSINTMMVAILPVGAILFIGAGLLGAGTLRDLSLALFVGILIGTAATIFVAAPMYAWLRQNEPDLVKQARRVEQRRSSTAERNASAEPAQA